Part of the Shewanella eurypsychrophilus genome is shown below.
CTTCAGATCTATTTTCATTTGTGTAGGCGAAATTTTGACAATATTTCACTCTATTTACCGCGCCATCGCGGGTTTCGCGATCTGTCATGGGCTGATCCGGTACCCCTGAAGGTGTATGCATGCCATTGCACTCGATATCGCTATCAGGAAAAAGCTGACAGATGGCGACTTTAGCCGCGTTCACTTTTACCGGGTTCTTTGAGCCGACAAATACTCTTATTTTTTTAAGGTTCGTTATCTTGTGCATATTATCCATCATCTCCCTACAAGCATGTAGAGATTATACTCACTTTATTGTGAGCTATTGAATATTCCTTTCCCGCATATAAAGCTAAATCGTGTCATTTTTTACGAATTAAGCCTACTCAGTCGATGATTTATTATTTCGATTTGAAAGTGCTTTGTTAGAGAGGGGAATCACAGCAGTTAGTTTTTGGCCTAAAAAAACTGATGCGTGACATGGGTCACTCTGACGTTATGAGTTGGTGTGCAGCAGATCACGCTTGATTATTCACTTTTGGCTAGCGACAAATGCTGTGATCTAATTCAAGTTTCACCCAGCTAATGCAGTGTGATGTCGAAGTAGTGCGCTTTTTTGTGAGCTGAGTGCGCACCGCTTTGGTTGGGGTAGATTTTCTAATATCACCAAACAGTAATATATGTGCTTTAAATGTTAATTTTAGGTTCGTTTTGGTTGCTGTGGTGAGTATTAAATATAGATTTAGCACATGATAAATTAGACATAGATCCCAATATCAGTTTGTTCTTAAATTTGATGACAAAACCCCGCTCTAGATCAACTTTTAACACCTTTACTTCTATATTCTGGCCTTGAAATTTGCTGCTGCTTCCCCTTTGAAAATGGTTTAAGGCGGGGTGGCATCTAGAAAAACCAAGGTGTAGAACACCTCAAAGGTAATGTTTATGCAAAATGAAGCGCCCGTCACTCCTGTCAACGATACGCAAGCTAACCCAGCGGCAATCCAAGGCTGGACACGTAAAGATACCACCTGGATGTTGAGCTTGTTTGGTACTGCAGTAGGTGCAGGTATCCTTTTTCTACCGATTAACGCTGGAATGGGTGGTTTTTGGCCACTAGTGATGATGGCCTTAATCATCGGCCCTATGACTTATTTGGCACACCGTGGCTTGTCTCGTTTTGTTTGTTCTTCTCAAAAGCAAGGCAGCGATATTACTGATGTGGTCGAAGAGTATTTTGGCGTTGGGGCAGGTAAAGCCATCACAGTGCTGTATTTCTTTGCCATTTTTCCGATAGTGTTAATTTACGGCGTTGGTATCACCAATACTGTGGATAGCTTTATCGTAAACCAACTAGGCTTTGCATCTCCTCCACGCTTCATTCTTTCAGGTTTGCTCATTATTGCCATGATGTCTGTGATGGTCTCTGGTGAGAAGTTGATGCTTAAAGTCACTCAGTTTTTGGTTTACCCTTTAGTTGCTATCTTAGCCTTTATGTCACTGTATCTAATCCCTAGCTGGAAGACAGATGCCATCATGCAGGTACCTCAAGTGGGTGACTTCTTAGGGACTGTATGGCTCACAATTCCAGTATTGGTTTTTGCCTTTAACCACTCTCCTGCAATTTCCCAGTTCTCTGTCGCATTAAAGCGTGAACATGGTCAGAATGCAGCGAAAAAAGCGGATATCATACTGCGCAACACAAGC
Proteins encoded:
- a CDS encoding serine/threonine transporter, which encodes MQNEAPVTPVNDTQANPAAIQGWTRKDTTWMLSLFGTAVGAGILFLPINAGMGGFWPLVMMALIIGPMTYLAHRGLSRFVCSSQKQGSDITDVVEEYFGVGAGKAITVLYFFAIFPIVLIYGVGITNTVDSFIVNQLGFASPPRFILSGLLIIAMMSVMVSGEKLMLKVTQFLVYPLVAILAFMSLYLIPSWKTDAIMQVPQVGDFLGTVWLTIPVLVFAFNHSPAISQFSVALKREHGQNAAKKADIILRNTSMMLVSFVMLFVFSCVLSLSPTQLAEAKAQNLPILSYLANVHSSGFVSYFGPIIAVIAIVSSFFGHYMGATEGMRGIINKQLRSSKKEVSAKKVDKFILGFMFVTIWGVAVINPSILGMIEALGGPIIAAILYLMPMYAVYKVPALKAYRGRISNVFVVIAGLLAMTAILFGMLS